The following DNA comes from Hyphococcus flavus.
ATAACTGTTGCGACGACATAAGGCGCCGCCTCGCCTTGCCTCGCGATCGTCGGCGAAACCCGGTCGCCGGCGAGCGCGGAAACCCCGGCGTCGGCCAGTAAGAGGGCGATCAATGCTTCCTCAATCATCGCCGCCGCGACGCCCCCGTTTCACTGGCAAGCTTCGCCGCTTCCTTCGCCATGCCCTCGGCGACTTTTTCGGTGATCGCCTGGATCGCCGCCTCGCCTTTCGTATCAAGCGCCGGGCGCATGAATGGTTGCGCGGCTTGCGTCGATGTTCCGTATTCGGCCAAATGAGCGCGCCGCGATGTTGGTTTTTTAAAGCCGACCCTCACAAGACTGTTTTCGTTGCGGCGTTTTTTCTTGACCGTTGCGACGGTGATCGATCGGGCAAGTTCGCCGGTGTCGCGCGGCGCGCGCGCCTTGGCTTCGTTGCGGATGACACGGCCGCCGGCGCGCACCGCGTTCAAGATCACTTTTGTCCGCAGCTTTTCCGGCAACCGCTTGAAAACTTTTTCAAGCTCGTCAACGCCTTCAAGCCGAAAGGTTTTGCGCGCCATTCAGAATTAATCCTTTGCGGTGACGGATTTGCTGCACGTCATGAATGCGAAACGTGATGGCGTTCCAGATAAAGCGCCATTTCACATCGACATCGGTTCGAAAATAGATCTTTGCCCGGATTTTCTTTTCCGCGTTCAACTTGTCCGCGCCGTAAAACTCGCGCCCGCCGCCTTCCTCAATCTCGGCGCTGACAGTCGCAAATGCTTCGAACGTCGTGACGGTTTCGTTTCCGGCGTTTTTTGTTTCTGTCGGCTTCAACAGCGTGATGCGTTCGCGCAACTGGCTGGCGCGGATCTCCATCGACTTCATTCGTCAAAGCCCCATTGATCGACCCTGAAAGGCCGCAACAAGTTTTTGACCGCCGGATTTTCCGTGATCGCCCCGCCGATCATGGCGCTTTCGCGATTTTCAAAAAGCCAGCCGATCATCAACAGCGCCGCCGCGCGTATAGGATGCGGCACGTCAGACGCCGCGCCATAACCGCATGTGAATGCGATTGAAACGGCGCCGCGCGCCTCGCTCAAATCCCCCGGCCAGCTTTGCCCCGGCGCCAGCAACAGCGTTGATCGGTCGTGACGCTCGGAAATCTGATAGACCGATGACGCGACCGTTTGTTCCTGATCGTCATCATCAGTATAGGTGACGCTATCGACGGAAACCGTCGGCGCCAGCGGCAGGCGCAAACCGCAGACCCCCGGAAAGCAATCGATCGTCAGCGTCCATTCCTGCGTCATCAACGCGCGGTTTAAGACGCCGTCCGGCCCGTCAAGATGTCCCTCGACCGCATAATAAAGCGCCGTCAGCAATGCGTCGTCATCGCCGGTGACAATCCGCAAATGGGTGCGGATTTCATCAAGCGACAAGAACGGCGCGGCGGGCGCGGTTGTCCTGGTCAGGCTGTAGGTTTTCATTGATTAACCGATAAGATCGCGGGTTTCGCGCGCGCCGGCGGTCGCCGTTTCGGGACCGGCCGTGTTGCGCCGCGTTTGCGCTTTTGTGACTTTTTCCGCCTGATCGCTGTCGATCATGCGTTTCGCCGTTTCTTTATCGACGGTGATGATTTCGCCGGCGGCTTGCGAAAACCGAACGCCGGCGCGGTGTGTTTTCAGTCTGATTTTTACTTGCGTCATGAAATAAAACGGCGGGCGTTGCCGCCCGCCGTTCCTAACTGTGATTTTCAAGCGATTATGACGACGCTTGTTTCAGGTGTTTGATCGCCGCGCCATCGGCCAGTTCGCCGTCGAGACGGTTCCAGCCAAGGAAACCGACCTGCAGCAATTCGGCGAACCGCTCGCGCATGACAATCAGGTTAAACCCGCGCACCATGCGCACGATATATTTGCCATGATCACCGAACACCATCGAGCGCGCATCCGCCGCCGGCGTCGCAATGGCGTTGTTGATGCGGTAATTATAACCGAGCAATGTCGGCGCCGCGCCAGTGCGCGCGTCGCGACCCTGCCAGATATAATTTCCTTCGCTATCTTTGATCTTGCGCAACAGTTTCAAGGTGGTGTCGTGAAACTGAAAGCGGCATTTCGGCGACATGCGATAAGCCATATCGACCGAATGTTCGAGGTCCAGCACTTCATCA
Coding sequences within:
- a CDS encoding head-tail connector protein, encoding MKTYSLTRTTAPAAPFLSLDEIRTHLRIVTGDDDALLTALYYAVEGHLDGPDGVLNRALMTQEWTLTIDCFPGVCGLRLPLAPTVSVDSVTYTDDDDQEQTVASSVYQISERHDRSTLLLAPGQSWPGDLSEARGAVSIAFTCGYGAASDVPHPIRAAALLMIGWLFENRESAMIGGAITENPAVKNLLRPFRVDQWGFDE
- a CDS encoding HK97-gp10 family putative phage morphogenesis protein, which produces MARKTFRLEGVDELEKVFKRLPEKLRTKVILNAVRAGGRVIRNEAKARAPRDTGELARSITVATVKKKRRNENSLVRVGFKKPTSRRAHLAEYGTSTQAAQPFMRPALDTKGEAAIQAITEKVAEGMAKEAAKLASETGASRRR
- a CDS encoding phage head closure protein; the encoded protein is MKSMEIRASQLRERITLLKPTETKNAGNETVTTFEAFATVSAEIEEGGGREFYGADKLNAEKKIRAKIYFRTDVDVKWRFIWNAITFRIHDVQQIRHRKGLILNGAQNLSA